A stretch of Corallococcus macrosporus DNA encodes these proteins:
- a CDS encoding BTAD domain-containing putative transcriptional regulator — protein MAGTQWRVQVLGLAQLWGPEGQGVRLERRAAALLAWLGLQGPSSKYALASLLWPDSPPTTARNNMRQLLRRLRLASGGEALVEGDTERLALVAPSNVDVACLKSTTEARAYAQALESVGAEGGTLLDGFDFDDCPELARWLDGARAGVEGWVREAREARIGHLTSGGDWSAALGLAQAWARQEPESELAGRHLIRLLYLQGDRGAALAAFEQLRGVLERELGVTPLPETLALVREVEKGTQRPHPTASPRPALPLSVLRPPVLVGREAAWRQLEAGWEAGQMLFISGTPGSGKTRLAEEFANAKGRWGRVEGREGDSDVPFASQARAFRTQLARWPDVKLPDWVRTELSRILPELGETRLLPPLDSETGMLRFYDAGAVALYLLHEHDAISIADDVQYWDAASAKSFFFALPRMFEAASRGAQPLRFIDCYRRGELPAQTRAHVARLLDAGLARVVELEALTGEEVKHMVAAMGLPGAEAHADNLTRYTGGNPLYVVETLKHLLETDSLLRGWPQRLPPPDRVGPLIQLRLERLSALALQCARLAALAGAFFRTSLVPRVLQVTAAAAHDALVELESAQILLGERFSHDLVMEAVRAGMLPGEERALHGRLATALEEDAAPAILLAHHWIEAGRVERGLPHLLASAHSDEQVLPPEQAADHYARAAALMVATGQLEDAVRARAAEARCRLQASAAGPHVQPTWSARAPAGRTR, from the coding sequence GTGGCTGGGACGCAATGGCGGGTGCAGGTGCTGGGGCTGGCGCAGCTGTGGGGCCCTGAAGGCCAGGGAGTGAGGTTGGAGCGGCGCGCCGCGGCGCTGCTGGCGTGGCTGGGGTTGCAGGGCCCTTCGTCCAAGTACGCCCTGGCGTCCCTCCTCTGGCCGGACTCCCCTCCCACCACGGCGCGCAACAACATGCGGCAGCTGCTGCGCCGCCTGCGGCTCGCCAGCGGTGGGGAGGCCCTGGTGGAGGGCGACACCGAGCGGCTGGCATTGGTGGCGCCGTCGAACGTGGACGTCGCCTGCCTGAAGTCCACCACCGAGGCCCGGGCCTATGCCCAGGCGCTGGAGTCCGTCGGGGCCGAAGGCGGCACGCTGCTGGACGGCTTCGACTTCGATGACTGCCCGGAGCTCGCGCGCTGGCTGGACGGGGCCCGCGCGGGCGTCGAGGGCTGGGTGCGCGAGGCGCGCGAGGCGCGAATCGGGCACCTGACGTCCGGGGGCGACTGGAGCGCTGCCCTGGGGCTCGCGCAGGCCTGGGCGCGCCAGGAGCCCGAGTCCGAGCTGGCCGGACGTCACCTCATCCGCCTGCTCTACCTGCAGGGAGACCGGGGCGCGGCGCTCGCGGCCTTCGAACAACTGCGCGGCGTGCTCGAGCGCGAGCTGGGCGTCACGCCCCTGCCGGAGACGCTCGCGCTGGTGCGGGAGGTGGAGAAGGGCACGCAGCGCCCCCACCCCACGGCGAGCCCGCGCCCGGCGCTGCCCCTGTCCGTCCTGCGCCCGCCGGTGCTGGTGGGCCGGGAGGCCGCGTGGCGGCAGTTGGAGGCCGGCTGGGAGGCGGGCCAGATGCTGTTCATCTCCGGCACCCCCGGCAGCGGCAAGACGCGGCTGGCGGAGGAGTTCGCGAACGCGAAGGGACGCTGGGGACGCGTCGAGGGGCGGGAAGGAGACAGCGACGTGCCGTTCGCCTCGCAGGCGCGCGCCTTCCGCACGCAGCTGGCGCGCTGGCCGGACGTGAAGCTGCCGGACTGGGTGCGCACCGAGCTGTCGCGCATCCTCCCGGAGCTGGGGGAGACGCGGCTGCTGCCGCCGCTGGACTCCGAGACCGGGATGCTGCGCTTCTACGACGCGGGCGCGGTGGCGCTCTACCTGCTCCACGAGCACGACGCCATCAGCATCGCGGACGACGTGCAGTACTGGGACGCGGCCAGCGCCAAGTCCTTCTTCTTCGCGCTCCCCCGGATGTTCGAAGCCGCCTCCAGGGGCGCCCAGCCCCTTCGCTTCATCGACTGCTACCGCCGGGGTGAGCTGCCCGCCCAGACGCGGGCCCACGTGGCGCGGCTCCTCGACGCGGGGCTGGCGCGTGTCGTGGAGCTGGAGGCGCTGACGGGCGAGGAGGTGAAGCACATGGTGGCGGCCATGGGGCTGCCCGGCGCGGAGGCGCACGCGGACAACCTCACGCGCTACACGGGCGGCAATCCCCTGTACGTGGTGGAGACCCTGAAGCACCTGCTGGAGACGGACTCGCTGCTCCGGGGCTGGCCCCAGCGGCTGCCGCCCCCGGACCGGGTGGGGCCCCTCATCCAATTGCGGCTGGAGCGGCTGTCCGCGCTGGCGCTCCAGTGCGCCCGGCTCGCGGCGCTGGCGGGCGCCTTCTTCCGCACGTCGCTCGTGCCCCGGGTGCTCCAGGTGACGGCGGCGGCCGCGCACGACGCGCTCGTGGAGCTGGAGTCGGCCCAGATCCTGTTGGGAGAGCGCTTCAGCCACGACCTGGTGATGGAGGCCGTGCGGGCCGGGATGCTGCCCGGGGAGGAGCGGGCGCTGCACGGCCGGCTCGCCACGGCGCTGGAGGAGGACGCGGCCCCCGCCATCCTCCTGGCCCACCACTGGATTGAAGCGGGGCGCGTGGAGCGGGGACTGCCGCACCTGCTGGCCTCGGCGCACTCCGATGAACAGGTGCTGCCACCGGAGCAGGCGGCGGACCACTACGCCCGGGCCGCCGCCCTCATGGTGGCCACGGGCCAGTTGGAGGACGCCGTGCGGGCGCGGGCCGCCGAAGCGCGCTGCCGCCTCCAGGCCTCCGCCGCCGGCCCCCACGTCCAGCCGACCTGGTCCGCCCGGGCTCCTGCCGGGAGGACGCGGTAG
- a CDS encoding DUF4442 domain-containing protein codes for MFALELVEKVRQVSPGVANALTTLAVKNIVPLASAMGYRIDEVTDSRVKATVPLDRKTKNHVGSVYLGAQVTVMELTMGVMLFRRFPPSQYKMLVNRMEVAFHAKAKTAVSAVCEPPEELLQKLASELRATGDKAEAWIPVRLLGTDGQCVAESRFLAVFKRG; via the coding sequence ATGTTCGCGTTGGAGCTGGTGGAGAAGGTGCGGCAGGTGTCGCCGGGCGTGGCGAATGCGCTGACGACGCTCGCGGTGAAGAACATCGTCCCGCTGGCTTCGGCCATGGGCTACCGCATCGACGAGGTGACGGACTCGCGCGTGAAGGCGACGGTGCCGCTGGACCGCAAGACGAAGAACCACGTGGGCAGCGTGTACCTGGGCGCCCAGGTGACGGTGATGGAGCTGACGATGGGCGTGATGCTCTTCCGCCGCTTCCCGCCCAGCCAATACAAGATGCTGGTCAACCGCATGGAGGTCGCCTTCCACGCCAAGGCGAAGACGGCGGTGAGCGCGGTGTGCGAGCCCCCGGAGGAACTGCTCCAGAAGCTCGCGTCGGAGCTGCGCGCGACGGGAGACAAGGCGGAGGCGTGGATTCCGGTGCGCCTCCTGGGCACCGACGGCCAGTGCGTCGCGGAGTCACGCTTCCTGGCCGTCTTCAAGCGCGGGTAG
- a CDS encoding flavin monoamine oxidase family protein — protein MDASVDVVVIGAGLAGLTAARDIARTGATVAVLEARDRVGGRTLTRDVGGGLVDLGGQWVGPRQRHVLRLADSLGLQRFPQHHQGTKVLEVRGERRTYQGKVPSLPLLSLLDLQRIVWKLDGLAKRVPREQPAAAPKAAEWDALTVEEWKQRHVPTWGARAALDIATRAVFAAEPSELSFLHFLSYVHSNGGLMPLTEIEGGAQAERFVDGAQSLSRRLAEGLPPERVVLSAPVKALIQDARGVTATTEDGRTFRARYAVVATPPALAERIDFGADLPSGRRRAHADIPMGSVIKVVATYATPFWREAGLSGEAVSDVGPVRLCFDDCGPGGHHPALVGFLLGDTARAWTGRPAEDLHRVALADFARFFGPQALTPVAIAALDWKQEAFSTGCYVGLPRPGTLTAIGDALRAPFGRVHWAGTETAIEGCGYLDGAVESGERAATEVAARLTAPHLG, from the coding sequence ATGGACGCAAGCGTGGACGTGGTCGTCATCGGCGCGGGCCTCGCGGGACTCACCGCGGCCCGGGACATCGCTCGCACCGGCGCCACCGTCGCCGTGCTGGAGGCGCGCGACCGCGTGGGCGGCCGCACCCTCACGCGCGACGTGGGTGGCGGCCTCGTGGACCTGGGCGGCCAGTGGGTGGGCCCCCGGCAGCGCCACGTGCTGAGGCTCGCGGACAGCCTGGGCCTCCAGCGCTTCCCCCAGCACCACCAGGGCACCAAGGTGCTGGAGGTGCGCGGCGAGCGCCGCACGTACCAGGGCAAGGTGCCCTCCCTGCCCCTGCTGTCGCTGCTGGACTTGCAGCGCATCGTCTGGAAGCTGGATGGCCTGGCGAAGCGCGTCCCCCGCGAACAGCCCGCCGCCGCGCCGAAGGCCGCCGAGTGGGACGCCCTCACCGTGGAGGAATGGAAGCAGCGCCACGTGCCCACCTGGGGCGCTCGCGCCGCGCTGGACATCGCCACGCGCGCGGTGTTCGCGGCGGAGCCCTCCGAGCTGTCCTTCCTGCACTTCCTCTCCTACGTGCACTCCAACGGCGGCCTCATGCCGCTCACCGAAATCGAAGGCGGTGCCCAGGCGGAGCGCTTCGTGGACGGCGCGCAATCCCTCTCACGGCGGCTGGCGGAAGGACTTCCCCCGGAGCGCGTCGTGCTCTCCGCGCCCGTGAAGGCCTTGATCCAGGATGCTCGCGGCGTCACCGCCACCACGGAGGACGGCCGCACCTTCCGCGCGCGCTACGCGGTGGTGGCCACGCCGCCCGCGCTCGCGGAGCGCATCGACTTTGGCGCGGACCTCCCCTCGGGCCGCCGCCGCGCGCACGCGGACATCCCCATGGGCAGCGTCATCAAGGTCGTGGCGACCTACGCCACGCCCTTCTGGCGCGAAGCGGGCCTGTCCGGCGAGGCCGTCAGCGACGTGGGCCCGGTGCGCCTGTGCTTCGACGACTGCGGCCCCGGCGGCCACCACCCCGCCCTCGTGGGCTTCCTCCTGGGCGACACCGCGCGCGCGTGGACGGGCCGGCCCGCGGAGGATCTCCACCGCGTGGCGCTGGCGGACTTCGCGCGCTTCTTCGGCCCCCAGGCCCTCACGCCCGTGGCCATCGCGGCGCTGGACTGGAAGCAGGAGGCGTTCAGCACCGGCTGCTACGTGGGCCTGCCCCGCCCCGGCACCCTCACCGCCATTGGTGACGCGCTCCGGGCACCGTTCGGCCGCGTGCACTGGGCGGGCACCGAGACGGCCATCGAGGGCTGCGGCTACCTGGACGGCGCGGTGGAGTCCGGCGAGCGCGCCGCAACTGAGGTCGCCGCCCGGCTGACCGCTCCGCACCTGGGTTGA
- the dps gene encoding DNA starvation/stationary phase protection protein Dps, with protein sequence MYSTSHVNLPQDAREGLIDMLNTLLANAIDLHWQVKQAHWNIRGTHFYSRHLLFDEVAKHARKHADSYAERAGALGGYAQGTIRLATNNSELPEYDLQAVDGEAHIRALVERVGRYAASLRDGITKSDDVNDPVTADLLTQTLGETEEDLWFLESHLNGDARAGMVMPTKGGNRRGRPAEDISQVTT encoded by the coding sequence ATGTACTCGACCAGCCACGTGAACCTTCCCCAGGATGCGCGCGAAGGGCTCATCGACATGCTCAACACGCTGCTCGCCAACGCCATCGATCTGCACTGGCAGGTGAAGCAGGCGCACTGGAACATCCGGGGCACGCACTTCTACAGCCGCCACCTGCTCTTCGACGAAGTGGCCAAGCATGCGCGCAAGCACGCGGACTCCTACGCCGAGCGCGCGGGCGCGCTGGGCGGCTACGCCCAGGGCACCATCCGCCTGGCCACCAACAACAGCGAGCTGCCGGAATACGACCTGCAGGCCGTGGACGGCGAGGCCCACATCCGCGCGCTCGTGGAGCGCGTGGGCCGCTACGCCGCCAGCCTCCGCGACGGCATCACCAAGTCCGACGACGTGAATGACCCGGTCACCGCGGACCTCCTCACCCAGACCCTGGGCGAGACCGAGGAGGACCTCTGGTTCCTGGAGAGCCACCTCAACGGCGACGCTCGCGCGGGAATGGTGATGCCCACCAAGGGCGGCAACCGCCGCGGCCGCCCCGCCGAGGACATCAGCCAGGTCACCACCTGA
- a CDS encoding SDR family oxidoreductase: protein MAELPADRLDGKVCLITGATGGIGQETAKALAKRGATLVLSGRDAARTAATVAAVREAAPGAQVESLLADLSSLQSVRDLAQAFKARHSRLDVLLNNAGLIIDRRQVTVDGYEATFATNHLSHFLLTHLLRDLLVASGPARIINVSSEGHRLARADFLDDPQTANRRYEGIRVYGNAKLSNILFSRGLTKRLAGTQVTANALHPGAVATGFGHNSQGIFKHLIKVASPFMLSPEKGARTSIYLASSPEVAGVSGEYFIKCRKAKPSSAARDDTLAERLWQVSEQLTGVKA, encoded by the coding sequence ATGGCAGAGCTTCCCGCAGACCGTCTGGACGGCAAGGTGTGCCTCATCACCGGGGCCACCGGTGGCATTGGCCAGGAGACGGCGAAGGCGCTGGCGAAGCGCGGCGCCACGCTGGTGCTGTCCGGCAGGGACGCGGCCCGCACGGCGGCCACGGTCGCCGCGGTGCGGGAGGCCGCCCCCGGCGCGCAGGTGGAGTCGCTGCTCGCGGACCTGTCCTCGCTCCAGTCCGTGCGCGACCTGGCCCAGGCGTTCAAGGCCCGTCACTCGCGGCTGGACGTGCTCCTCAACAACGCGGGCCTCATCATCGACCGGCGCCAGGTGACGGTGGACGGCTACGAAGCCACGTTCGCCACGAACCACCTGTCCCACTTCCTCCTCACGCACCTGCTGCGCGACCTGCTGGTGGCCAGCGGCCCCGCGCGCATCATCAACGTGTCCTCCGAAGGGCACCGCCTGGCGCGCGCGGACTTCCTGGATGATCCGCAGACGGCGAACCGCCGCTATGAAGGCATCCGCGTCTACGGCAACGCCAAGCTCTCCAACATCCTCTTCTCGCGCGGGCTGACGAAGCGGCTGGCCGGCACGCAGGTGACCGCGAACGCGCTGCACCCCGGCGCGGTGGCCACGGGCTTCGGGCACAACAGCCAGGGCATCTTCAAGCACCTCATCAAGGTGGCCTCGCCCTTCATGCTCTCTCCGGAGAAGGGCGCGAGGACGTCCATCTACCTGGCGTCGTCGCCGGAGGTGGCGGGCGTCAGCGGCGAGTACTTCATCAAATGCCGCAAGGCGAAGCCGTCGTCCGCCGCCCGGGATGACACGCTCGCGGAGCGGCTCTGGCAGGTGAGCGAACAACTCACGGGAGTGAAGGCATGA
- a CDS encoding glutathione S-transferase family protein, whose translation MIDIDLYTFKTPNGRKISIALEELGIPYKTHSVDITQGEQFKPEFLAINPNNKIPAIVDHDAPGGRPLALFESGAILLYLAEKTGSLMPTDPRGKAEVTQWLMFQMGGLGPMLGQLNHFGRFASTKVPYAIDRFQTEAKRLLGVVEQQLSSRDYLATTYSIADIATYPWLKTSRDFFPELFISTPNITQYLHRVGSRPAVQRGMHIP comes from the coding sequence ATGATCGACATCGACCTGTACACGTTCAAGACCCCCAACGGCCGCAAGATCTCCATCGCCCTGGAGGAGCTGGGCATCCCGTACAAGACGCACTCGGTGGACATCACCCAGGGGGAGCAGTTCAAGCCCGAGTTCCTGGCCATCAACCCCAACAACAAGATTCCCGCCATCGTGGACCACGACGCGCCGGGAGGCCGTCCCCTGGCCCTCTTCGAGTCCGGCGCCATCCTGTTGTACCTGGCGGAGAAGACGGGCTCGCTGATGCCCACCGACCCGCGCGGCAAGGCGGAGGTGACGCAGTGGCTGATGTTCCAGATGGGCGGCCTGGGGCCCATGCTCGGGCAGCTCAACCACTTCGGCCGCTTCGCCTCCACGAAGGTCCCCTACGCCATCGACCGCTTCCAGACGGAGGCGAAGCGCCTCCTGGGCGTGGTGGAGCAGCAACTGTCGTCGCGGGACTACCTGGCCACCACGTACTCCATCGCGGACATCGCCACGTACCCGTGGCTGAAGACCTCGCGGGACTTCTTCCCGGAGCTCTTCATCAGCACGCCCAACATCACCCAGTACCTGCACCGCGTGGGCAGCCGCCCCGCGGTCCAGCGGGGCATGCACATCCCCTGA
- a CDS encoding protein adenylyltransferase SelO produces the protein MASLEQLVFDNTYARLPPGFAARVAPAPFPDAHVVSVSPAALRLLGLDAEEAARPEFARVFGGATPLPGMEPLAMVYAGHQFGVYVPRLGDGRALLLGEVRAPDGQKWDLHLKGGGPTPFSRGGDGRAVLRSTVREYLASEALHALGIPTTRALCILGSQRPVYREDVETGAMLVRLAPSHVRFGTFEYFHHTEQPGHVATLADHVIAGHFPEWVGQEGRHARFFAEVVERTAQLVARWQAVGFAHGVMNTDNMSILGLTLDYGPYGFLDDFDPGFICNHSDPQGRYAFDQQPRVALWNLACLGEALLTLISEDEARATLTLFQPTFARHFLARMREKLGLMDARDEDRELVQDLFGLMAGSHVDYTRFFRALNRFDSSEGARNDALRDHFLPPEGFDTWAVRYRERLGSEGSVDGERQARMDRVNPKYVLRNWVAQQAIARAQEGDFAEVDRVLALVSAPFDEHPGQESYAEAPPTWGRHLVVSCSS, from the coding sequence ATGGCCTCGCTCGAACAGCTCGTCTTCGACAACACCTACGCCCGCCTGCCCCCCGGGTTCGCCGCCCGGGTGGCGCCCGCGCCCTTCCCGGACGCGCACGTCGTGAGCGTGAGCCCGGCGGCCCTGCGGCTGCTGGGGTTGGACGCGGAAGAGGCCGCGCGCCCGGAGTTCGCGCGCGTGTTCGGCGGGGCCACGCCGCTGCCCGGCATGGAGCCGCTGGCCATGGTCTACGCGGGGCACCAGTTCGGCGTGTACGTGCCGCGCCTGGGAGACGGCCGCGCGCTGCTCCTGGGCGAGGTCCGCGCCCCGGACGGCCAGAAGTGGGACCTGCACCTGAAGGGCGGAGGGCCCACGCCCTTCTCGCGCGGCGGTGACGGACGCGCCGTGCTGCGCTCCACGGTGCGCGAGTACCTGGCCAGCGAGGCCCTGCACGCGCTGGGCATCCCCACCACCCGCGCCCTGTGCATCCTGGGCAGCCAGCGGCCGGTGTACCGCGAGGACGTGGAGACCGGCGCCATGCTGGTGCGCCTGGCCCCGTCCCACGTGCGCTTCGGCACCTTCGAGTACTTCCACCACACCGAGCAGCCGGGCCACGTGGCCACGCTCGCGGACCACGTCATCGCGGGGCACTTCCCGGAGTGGGTGGGCCAGGAGGGCCGCCACGCGCGCTTCTTCGCGGAGGTGGTGGAGCGCACCGCGCAGCTCGTCGCGAGGTGGCAGGCGGTGGGCTTCGCGCACGGCGTGATGAACACCGACAACATGTCCATCCTGGGGCTCACGCTGGACTACGGGCCCTATGGGTTCCTGGACGACTTCGACCCCGGCTTCATCTGCAACCACTCCGACCCGCAGGGCCGCTACGCGTTCGACCAGCAGCCGCGCGTCGCGCTGTGGAACCTGGCCTGCCTGGGGGAGGCGCTGCTCACGCTCATCAGCGAGGACGAGGCGCGCGCCACGCTGACCCTCTTCCAGCCCACGTTCGCCCGTCACTTCCTCGCGCGCATGCGGGAGAAGCTGGGCCTGATGGACGCGCGCGACGAGGACCGCGAGCTGGTGCAGGACCTGTTCGGGCTGATGGCCGGCTCGCACGTGGACTACACGCGCTTCTTCCGCGCGCTGAACCGGTTCGACTCCAGCGAGGGCGCGCGCAACGACGCGCTCCGCGACCATTTCCTGCCGCCCGAGGGCTTCGACACCTGGGCCGTGCGCTACCGCGAGCGGCTGGGGTCGGAAGGCAGCGTGGACGGCGAACGCCAGGCGCGCATGGACCGCGTGAATCCCAAGTACGTCCTGCGCAACTGGGTGGCGCAGCAGGCCATCGCCCGCGCGCAGGAGGGGGACTTCGCGGAGGTGGACCGCGTGCTCGCGCTGGTGTCCGCGCCGTTCGACGAACACCCCGGCCAGGAGTCCTACGCGGAGGCCCCGCCAACGTGGGGACGGCACCTCGTGGTGAGCTGCAGCTCCTGA
- a CDS encoding inorganic diphosphatase, translating into MATDFTRLPLRGEQDALHVVVESPRGSTVKLKYDPKLQAFTLSRPLTRGFRYPFDWGFIPSTKGPDGDPLDALVYWDVPTWPGVVLPCRALGVLMVDQKQKGAKNGERERNDRLLLVPVNTLRSDHLNSYQDLSRREREELEHFFLAVVHFADKDARILGWEGPDAAERMVQQYALKED; encoded by the coding sequence ATGGCCACCGACTTCACCCGCCTGCCCCTGCGCGGCGAACAGGATGCGTTGCACGTCGTCGTCGAATCGCCCCGCGGTTCGACGGTGAAGCTGAAATACGACCCGAAGCTCCAGGCCTTCACGCTGTCCCGGCCGCTGACGCGCGGCTTCCGCTACCCGTTCGACTGGGGCTTCATCCCCAGCACGAAGGGGCCGGACGGGGACCCGCTGGACGCGCTGGTGTACTGGGACGTGCCCACCTGGCCCGGCGTGGTGCTGCCCTGCCGGGCGCTGGGCGTGCTGATGGTGGACCAGAAGCAGAAGGGGGCGAAGAACGGCGAGCGCGAGCGCAATGACCGGCTGCTGCTCGTGCCGGTCAACACCCTGCGTTCGGACCACCTCAATTCCTACCAGGACCTGTCCCGGCGCGAGCGCGAGGAGCTGGAGCACTTCTTCCTCGCGGTGGTGCACTTCGCGGACAAGGACGCGCGCATCCTCGGCTGGGAGGGCCCGGACGCCGCGGAGCGCATGGTCCAGCAATACGCCCTCAAGGAGGACTGA
- a CDS encoding CHAD domain-containing protein — MPPPTPIRGLGPDTALGDAARRILAGRLADVRHPESQLDGELDEDGVHDMRVATRRLRAALQVFQATGKLSKLEADVKRLQDALGDVRDLHVQDKWLDTAAKGKKDTGKALAGLRESHLSGLKDKEKTLRKELERWTDRTVPRLLKKLDTLEDAHRFAGKRVRGHLRQRLRRVEKRLERYADAPDATSAHALRKDLKKLRYELEIFQPAFRRTVGALLEVLVPLQDGLGELHDADVRLELFERAAAEAPPGQRKAARKLLPQARDERAERSAEIAREVQRWHAEAIPKRLRKALT; from the coding sequence ATGCCGCCTCCCACTCCCATCCGGGGCCTGGGCCCCGACACCGCGCTGGGCGACGCCGCCCGCCGCATCCTCGCCGGCCGGCTCGCGGACGTGCGTCACCCGGAGAGCCAGCTGGACGGAGAGCTGGACGAGGACGGCGTGCACGACATGCGCGTGGCCACCCGCCGCCTGCGCGCCGCGCTCCAGGTGTTCCAGGCCACCGGCAAGCTCTCCAAGCTGGAGGCGGACGTGAAGCGCCTCCAGGACGCGCTGGGCGACGTGCGCGACCTGCACGTCCAGGACAAGTGGCTGGACACCGCCGCGAAGGGCAAGAAGGACACGGGCAAGGCGCTGGCGGGCCTGCGCGAGTCCCACCTGTCCGGCCTGAAGGACAAGGAGAAGACGCTGCGCAAGGAATTGGAGCGCTGGACGGACCGCACCGTGCCGCGCCTCCTGAAGAAGCTGGACACGCTGGAGGACGCGCACCGCTTCGCCGGCAAGCGCGTGCGGGGCCACCTGCGCCAGCGCCTGCGCCGCGTGGAGAAGCGCCTGGAGCGCTACGCGGACGCGCCCGACGCCACGTCCGCGCACGCCCTGCGCAAGGACCTGAAGAAGCTGCGCTACGAGCTGGAGATCTTCCAGCCCGCCTTCCGCCGCACCGTGGGCGCGCTGCTGGAGGTCCTGGTGCCGCTCCAGGACGGCCTGGGCGAGCTGCACGACGCGGACGTGCGCCTGGAGCTCTTCGAGCGCGCCGCCGCGGAAGCTCCGCCCGGCCAGCGCAAGGCCGCGCGCAAGCTGCTGCCCCAGGCCCGCGACGAGCGCGCGGAGCGGTCCGCGGAGATCGCCCGCGAGGTGCAGCGCTGGCATGCGGAGGCCATTCCCAAGCGGCTGCGCAAGGCATTGACCTGA